A DNA window from Paenibacillus andongensis contains the following coding sequences:
- a CDS encoding AraC family transcriptional regulator yields MGMEGEIPFYQSKDQLNKAFPFKILRYSSSLLKQPMHSHDYVQIAYVLRGVCNHQLRGKSLTVSRGDIFIIAPNTRHSLSAIEDKEFEVVLVDFIHHLVQDQLKPFSDTLNPLLQHSDEDYKIPFIHQSWLHFGKSKQIFVEQLLQDIQDEFEHREVGFEHSILLNLAKLLILIDREYRKAKRKPAKQPALADKHPIDDVKRYIYDNFSQDIPMEHGAFIANMAPAYFSHQFKKETGQTFVDFVTEVRIERAMELIRRDTHTITQIGFQVGFHHLSHFIRTFKKRCGITPTEYKKTFGNKSVN; encoded by the coding sequence ATGGGGATGGAAGGGGAAATACCCTTTTATCAAAGTAAGGATCAGCTTAATAAAGCGTTTCCTTTTAAAATCTTGCGTTACTCTAGCAGTCTGCTGAAGCAGCCTATGCATAGTCACGATTATGTTCAGATCGCTTATGTCCTACGCGGGGTATGCAATCATCAATTGCGCGGAAAGTCGCTTACAGTAAGCAGAGGCGATATTTTCATTATAGCTCCCAATACCAGGCACAGTCTGAGTGCAATCGAGGATAAAGAGTTCGAAGTGGTGCTTGTCGATTTTATACATCATCTAGTACAGGATCAATTAAAGCCTTTCTCTGATACGCTAAATCCTTTACTTCAGCATTCCGATGAGGACTATAAGATTCCTTTCATACACCAATCTTGGCTTCATTTCGGGAAAAGTAAGCAGATTTTCGTCGAGCAGCTTCTTCAGGATATTCAGGATGAATTTGAGCATCGTGAAGTTGGATTCGAACATTCGATCCTGCTTAATTTAGCCAAGCTGCTGATCCTCATTGACCGTGAATACCGAAAGGCGAAGAGGAAGCCTGCTAAACAACCAGCTCTTGCGGACAAACATCCAATCGATGATGTGAAACGATACATTTATGATAACTTTAGTCAAGATATTCCGATGGAGCATGGGGCATTCATAGCGAATATGGCGCCAGCTTATTTCAGCCATCAGTTTAAAAAAGAAACGGGACAAACGTTTGTTGATTTCGTCACTGAAGTACGAATCGAGAGGGCGATGGAGCTCATCCGTCGCGATACGCATACGATTACACAGATCGGGTTTCAGGTTGGATTCCATCATCTGAGCCATTTTATCCGAACCTTCAAGAAACGTTGCGGAATCACACCTACGGAATATAAAAAAACTTTCGGCAATAAATCTGTAAATTGA
- a CDS encoding sugar phosphate isomerase/epimerase family protein has translation MKFAAFSGVFLEHSIQEAMLLSKQLGMDGIEIAVREHHLSSAISQPRIKEMKALSEHLELEIPVLATYTGGFSTASDIESERTFEEFQRLLDIANQLSASMVRVSPGGPNAFMAHDYHYVKAAYWLNRCAEEAQAHQINIIMEIHNQSLIETVESSLRLLDLIAYDNIGMIHDAGNMYITDTDYGRDSVLKLGKHLFHVHVKDELRVSEVGVPGTFINTTHRGEEIFLQCRLGEGEADHQPLFEALLETGYAGWVTLECHAPFPAYERLAHDFQFVKKLMSPS, from the coding sequence ATGAAATTTGCTGCATTTAGTGGCGTATTTTTGGAGCATAGCATTCAAGAGGCGATGCTGTTATCCAAACAGCTAGGCATGGATGGTATTGAAATTGCCGTCCGCGAACACCATCTATCCTCAGCAATCAGCCAACCGCGGATCAAAGAAATGAAAGCACTGTCCGAACACTTGGAGCTCGAGATTCCTGTCTTGGCCACCTATACAGGTGGGTTTTCTACGGCAAGCGATATAGAATCCGAACGGACGTTCGAAGAATTTCAAAGGCTGCTTGACATTGCAAATCAGCTAAGTGCCTCGATGGTTCGTGTCTCACCAGGGGGTCCAAATGCCTTTATGGCACATGATTACCACTACGTTAAGGCGGCTTACTGGCTCAATCGTTGTGCGGAAGAAGCGCAGGCACATCAAATCAATATTATTATGGAAATTCATAATCAATCACTCATTGAAACCGTAGAAAGCAGCTTGCGTCTACTTGACCTAATCGCTTACGATAATATTGGCATGATCCATGATGCGGGAAATATGTATATAACTGACACCGATTACGGCCGCGATTCCGTATTGAAATTGGGCAAGCATTTATTTCATGTGCATGTTAAGGATGAGCTGCGTGTCAGTGAAGTTGGCGTTCCGGGCACGTTTATCAATACGACCCACCGAGGTGAAGAGATATTTCTTCAATGCCGTCTTGGCGAAGGGGAGGCTGATCATCAGCCGCTGTTTGAAGCTCTTCTCGAAACGGGCTATGCCGGTTGGGTGACTTTGGAGTGCCATGCCCCATTTCCTGCTTATGAACGATTGGCACACGATTTTCAATTTGTGAAGAAGCTGATGAGTCCATCATAA
- a CDS encoding N-acetylglucosamine-6-phosphate deacetylase — protein sequence MGIKGMNFEAIHYATGEPISICIEQGVIRSIESIRSEYSESSKLAIVAPGLVDLQINGYASHDFNQVPYPDQMVSEVIRKLWQEGVTSCFPTVITNSVQAIQEALESIALACKHDPVADQGIAGIHLEGPFISPNDGARGAHNYDHVRPPDWELFNRWQEAAGGRIRIITLSPEWPNSAPFIAKCTENGVTVSIGHTSATPEQIGEAVEAGARMSTHLGNGAHLMMPRHPNYIWEQLAQDRLWSCVIADGFHLPDQVLKVVFKVKGTQAMLVSDAVSLSGLPAGTYTTHIGGSVVLTSEGKLHLAEDEHLLAGSAQMLLKGIEHVTNRELSELADAWDMASVRTSRFMKLPSAAGLTPGAPADLVLFRREGSRIRLERTFKLGKQVFLREEKE from the coding sequence ATGGGAATTAAAGGCATGAACTTCGAAGCTATTCATTATGCAACGGGTGAGCCTATCTCGATCTGCATAGAACAAGGGGTTATTCGGAGCATTGAGTCGATCAGATCGGAGTACTCAGAATCGTCAAAGTTGGCTATTGTCGCTCCAGGACTAGTCGATCTGCAGATTAATGGTTATGCAAGTCATGATTTTAATCAAGTGCCGTATCCTGACCAGATGGTTAGTGAAGTGATTCGCAAGCTTTGGCAGGAAGGGGTGACTTCCTGCTTTCCAACGGTCATTACAAACAGTGTTCAAGCCATTCAAGAAGCTTTGGAATCGATAGCATTAGCATGCAAACATGATCCAGTTGCAGATCAAGGAATTGCCGGCATCCATCTAGAGGGTCCGTTCATTTCGCCGAATGACGGTGCTCGTGGAGCCCATAATTACGATCATGTTAGGCCTCCGGATTGGGAGTTGTTTAACCGTTGGCAGGAAGCAGCCGGTGGACGAATCCGTATTATCACGCTGTCACCAGAATGGCCGAACAGCGCTCCATTTATCGCCAAATGTACAGAAAATGGTGTAACCGTTTCGATTGGACACACATCCGCGACACCGGAACAAATAGGTGAAGCGGTGGAAGCGGGTGCTCGGATGTCAACTCATCTTGGTAACGGTGCTCATCTGATGATGCCTCGCCATCCTAATTATATCTGGGAGCAATTGGCTCAGGATCGGTTGTGGAGCTGTGTGATCGCTGATGGTTTTCACTTGCCTGATCAGGTATTGAAGGTTGTGTTTAAAGTGAAAGGTACCCAAGCTATGCTGGTAAGTGATGCGGTTTCCTTAAGCGGACTGCCGGCGGGTACTTACACAACGCACATAGGCGGTTCCGTCGTTTTAACGTCAGAGGGCAAGTTGCATCTTGCTGAAGACGAGCACCTCTTAGCTGGATCGGCGCAAATGCTGCTCAAGGGCATTGAGCATGTTACGAACCGGGAGCTTTCAGAATTAGCGGATGCTTGGGACATGGCTTCAGTAAGAACGTCCCGTTTTATGAAGCTACCTTCAGCTGCAGGCTTAACTCCAGGAGCACCGGCCGATTTAGTACTGTTCCGTAGAGAAGGAAGCCGAATTCGGTTGGAACGAACATTTAAGTTGGGCAAACAAGTCTTCTTGAGGGAGGAAAAAGAATGA
- a CDS encoding glucosamine-6-phosphate deaminase — protein MNEIPIAYKQTVDSLKVKVFNDRRALGAAAGAEVAARIKQLLSIKQGIRIIFAAAPSQNELLTYLSEDESIDWARITAFHMDEYNGLPINAAQKFSRFLSERLFDQVKPGKVHLIDSSNESEEECHRYGELLRQAPIDIVCLGIGENGHIAFNDPPVADFNDQKVIKVVELDDACKQQQVNDGCFSSFDEVPTHALTLTIPTLFSGSHLFCVVPGPTKRKAVERTLNGSISTECPSTILRQHPDCTLYVDRDSYGN, from the coding sequence ATGAATGAAATACCAATTGCCTATAAACAAACGGTAGATTCTTTGAAGGTTAAAGTATTTAACGATCGTCGTGCATTAGGGGCTGCTGCAGGCGCTGAAGTTGCTGCAAGGATCAAGCAATTGCTGTCCATAAAACAGGGCATTCGAATCATTTTTGCAGCGGCACCGTCACAAAATGAGCTTTTGACCTATTTGTCGGAGGATGAATCGATTGACTGGGCCCGAATTACAGCGTTCCATATGGATGAATATAACGGTTTGCCGATAAATGCGGCGCAAAAGTTCAGCCGTTTTCTCAGTGAGCGTCTGTTTGATCAAGTAAAGCCGGGTAAAGTGCATCTGATTGACAGCTCGAATGAGAGCGAGGAAGAATGCCACCGTTACGGAGAACTGCTTCGTCAGGCACCCATCGATATCGTGTGTCTTGGAATCGGTGAGAACGGGCATATCGCATTCAATGATCCACCAGTCGCTGACTTTAATGATCAGAAGGTTATCAAAGTGGTTGAACTGGATGACGCTTGCAAGCAGCAGCAGGTGAATGACGGTTGTTTCTCTTCCTTCGATGAAGTCCCCACTCATGCGCTTACACTGACTATCCCGACTTTGTTCTCTGGATCCCATTTGTTCTGCGTAGTCCCTGGGCCTACGAAACGTAAGGCGGTTGAGCGTACGCTTAACGGATCCATCTCAACGGAATGTCCGTCTACGATATTGCGGCAACATCCGGATTGTACTCTTTACGTAGATAGGGATTCTTATGGGAATTAA
- a CDS encoding Gfo/Idh/MocA family protein, with translation MKTWRFGIIGCGSVADFHIEAIREIEDASLTFVSSRNEARVKAVAKQENCVWTTDYQELIHSPDVDIVCVTTSSGSHARIGLDVLNARKHLVLEKPIAMNTHDASKLVRTAKERGVTLSVISQRRFEAQHQAVKRVLDEGAIGRLLLVEASLSFSRTQAYYDAADWRGTIAEDGGVLMNQGIHVLDLLLWFAGEIHTVFGKIATQTHQIEAEDLGLAILQFKNGAFGTIMASTNIQPGFPATLNLYGEKGTIKLEGSSIVHWTVPGISEPNWTQARIYGGISDPRSIVSDFHQSQFIDVIASIESGIQPLVTGEDGLRAVQLVEAIYESSAKGVQLIMEV, from the coding sequence ATGAAAACGTGGAGATTTGGCATTATTGGATGCGGATCCGTCGCTGACTTTCATATTGAGGCCATCCGCGAGATCGAGGATGCAAGCTTAACCTTTGTTTCCAGCCGCAATGAAGCAAGAGTGAAAGCGGTTGCGAAGCAGGAGAATTGTGTTTGGACGACTGATTATCAAGAGTTGATCCATAGTCCGGATGTAGATATCGTCTGTGTGACGACTTCAAGCGGAAGTCATGCCCGCATTGGGCTAGATGTTTTGAACGCTAGAAAGCATCTAGTGCTGGAAAAACCGATTGCGATGAATACACATGATGCTTCAAAACTAGTACGCACGGCGAAAGAACGAGGGGTTACACTGTCTGTTATCTCCCAACGGCGCTTTGAAGCCCAGCATCAAGCAGTCAAACGTGTGTTAGATGAAGGAGCAATTGGCAGACTTCTACTCGTGGAGGCATCATTGTCATTTTCTCGTACGCAAGCCTATTATGACGCAGCCGATTGGCGGGGGACGATTGCCGAGGATGGTGGCGTTCTTATGAATCAAGGTATACACGTGTTGGATCTGTTGCTTTGGTTTGCCGGAGAGATTCATACGGTCTTTGGTAAAATAGCCACTCAAACGCATCAAATCGAAGCGGAAGACTTGGGGCTAGCAATTTTGCAATTCAAAAACGGTGCTTTCGGCACGATTATGGCTTCAACCAACATCCAACCAGGGTTCCCGGCAACCCTTAATCTCTATGGGGAAAAAGGGACTATTAAGTTGGAGGGTTCTTCCATTGTTCACTGGACTGTTCCAGGCATTAGCGAGCCCAACTGGACCCAAGCGAGAATATACGGAGGGATTTCTGATCCACGCAGTATTGTTTCTGATTTTCATCAAAGCCAGTTTATTGATGTGATAGCATCAATCGAAAGCGGCATACAACCTCTCGTTACTGGCGAGGACGGATTAAGGGCCGTGCAATTGGTTGAAGCCATCTATGAAAGCTCGGCCAAAGGTGTTCAGCTCATTATGGAAGTATAG
- a CDS encoding sugar phosphate isomerase/epimerase family protein — translation MILERLGVLTDEVSANFEEALDWAVEQDLKHVEVRVINGQNVVTLTDDQAIEVRRQVKTRGLFISAIASPLFKCALDPSRPIAAGDTFGQKEESVEAHFVKLNRATQLAKLLGTTRVRIFSFWREAEPQLYREDIVHQLRQAAQEARSEGIQLLLENEPSCNGGFAEEVAEIVRSVDSPALRGLWDPGNEAYGGREAFPAGYEFMKDVLAHVHLKDSYVTADGTARCVPLGSGSVPVIPHLKALLADGYDGLFTIETHYIPEGGSQMTGTRMTLDALRSLLSEV, via the coding sequence TTGATATTGGAACGATTAGGTGTCTTGACGGATGAGGTCTCAGCAAATTTCGAAGAAGCGTTGGATTGGGCAGTCGAACAGGATTTAAAGCATGTAGAAGTTCGTGTCATTAACGGACAGAATGTTGTCACTCTTACTGACGATCAAGCCATCGAAGTGAGGCGTCAGGTGAAAACCCGCGGGTTATTCATTTCGGCTATCGCTTCCCCCTTGTTTAAATGTGCGCTGGATCCAAGCAGACCGATTGCCGCCGGAGATACTTTCGGTCAGAAAGAAGAGAGCGTTGAGGCACACTTTGTTAAGCTGAATCGCGCGACTCAGCTTGCTAAGCTGCTTGGCACAACACGGGTTCGTATTTTTTCGTTTTGGCGTGAAGCGGAACCGCAGCTTTATAGGGAAGATATTGTCCATCAGTTGCGGCAAGCTGCTCAAGAAGCCCGGAGTGAAGGTATACAGCTTTTGCTCGAGAATGAGCCTTCCTGCAATGGCGGCTTTGCGGAAGAAGTGGCTGAAATTGTGCGCAGTGTCGATTCGCCCGCTTTAAGGGGTTTATGGGATCCGGGCAACGAGGCATACGGTGGTCGTGAAGCATTTCCCGCAGGTTACGAATTCATGAAGGACGTTTTGGCTCATGTTCACCTTAAAGACTCTTATGTAACTGCAGACGGAACAGCACGTTGTGTGCCACTTGGTTCAGGCAGCGTGCCTGTGATTCCACATCTCAAAGCATTGTTGGCAGACGGATACGATGGACTCTTCACGATCGAAACGCATTACATTCCTGAGGGCGGCAGTCAGATGACCGGAACTCGTATGACGCTCGATGCGCTGCGTTCGCTACTAAGTGAGGTATAG
- a CDS encoding AAA family ATPase, protein MNYFQGVSLEESAVVTFSNRSEGRSLSAYRDYAYVLERIQNVLSDKYEQHFEAYLSDDRKEEYWELLEQDVKTGSDDVHFVTRIFDHMESRAFGMDAESEVSAYRTFPTLRNNVFAYPSWGIALARVPIFRMNGVGEEDFVFAVDDESLLCFLEHARQRRRDLDRRQVTVFTDGPHGMEKELAPITRMVDRSEVIMKDEVKTDIYRSIDQFFAEDRAFFKEYQLPYKRGVLLYGKPGNGKTTLVKSIAGSVKAPVAYWQITENTGSESIQEVFQAAANMAPMILVIEDIDAMPQRARSYFLNILDGATSKEGIFLIGTTNYPEQIDPALMNRAGRFDRAYEIKLPDLELRQIYLEQKGIGKLLSEELIRVTAKQTEGFTFAQLNELYVSAALHRHYEQSVNIEKLVKSMKSDLHKGQTMSWMKEDSNVKVGFLVS, encoded by the coding sequence ATGAATTATTTTCAGGGAGTAAGTTTGGAGGAATCAGCAGTAGTAACATTTTCGAATAGGTCGGAAGGCCGCTCGCTTTCAGCATATAGGGACTATGCCTATGTGCTGGAACGCATTCAAAATGTGCTTAGTGATAAATATGAACAGCATTTTGAAGCTTATCTGAGTGATGACAGGAAAGAAGAGTATTGGGAGCTGTTGGAGCAGGATGTGAAAACCGGCAGTGATGATGTGCATTTCGTCACTAGAATCTTCGACCATATGGAATCACGTGCATTCGGAATGGATGCGGAAAGTGAAGTATCGGCCTATCGGACGTTTCCTACACTGCGCAATAACGTTTTCGCTTACCCATCCTGGGGAATCGCATTAGCTAGAGTGCCTATCTTTCGTATGAATGGCGTTGGAGAAGAGGATTTTGTTTTTGCTGTGGATGATGAGAGTCTGCTCTGTTTTTTAGAACATGCCCGGCAGCGGCGTAGGGATTTGGACCGAAGACAAGTGACTGTTTTCACGGATGGCCCTCATGGCATGGAGAAGGAATTAGCTCCTATTACACGCATGGTCGACCGTTCGGAGGTCATTATGAAAGACGAAGTGAAGACTGATATTTATCGCTCTATCGATCAGTTTTTTGCTGAGGATCGTGCTTTTTTCAAAGAGTATCAGCTTCCTTACAAAAGAGGTGTTTTGCTTTACGGCAAACCTGGCAATGGAAAAACGACGCTAGTCAAATCGATTGCCGGCAGTGTGAAGGCTCCTGTTGCTTATTGGCAAATAACGGAGAATACGGGTAGCGAATCTATTCAAGAGGTGTTTCAAGCTGCGGCGAACATGGCGCCAATGATTCTTGTTATTGAGGATATCGACGCTATGCCTCAGCGGGCGAGGTCGTACTTTTTGAACATTTTGGATGGCGCGACTTCCAAAGAAGGCATTTTCCTCATTGGGACAACGAATTATCCGGAGCAAATTGATCCGGCACTTATGAACCGGGCAGGGAGATTCGACCGTGCTTATGAAATCAAGCTTCCAGATTTAGAGCTGAGACAAATCTATTTAGAACAAAAGGGGATAGGGAAGCTTCTGAGCGAAGAGTTGATTCGAGTAACGGCGAAACAAACGGAAGGGTTTACTTTTGCCCAGTTAAATGAATTGTATGTATCGGCTGCGCTTCATAGGCATTATGAGCAAAGCGTGAATATTGAGAAGCTGGTGAAATCGATGAAGTCGGATCTGCATAAAGGGCAAACGATGTCATGGATGAAAGAAGATTCAAATGTAAAAGTTGGGTTTTTGGTTAGTTGA
- a CDS encoding RtcB family protein translates to MKENYIQQVQLPSGVVHVYAGPELFKALDYQVFQMANNNLQIPNQVYMSYTPDVHVGVGTCIGTTAVWNTHDGYVSPSIVGSDIGCGMKVHMTNLHKADLKDVKLRRKLVKTIEKYLPVEDHVRGHFSDIRLEHIVTKGLHGLSKKYIPDGYTPRKATSLTHVESSKFTLDENALNRFPDNVWHRSHRQLGTLGNGNHFAEIQSIEIAEENREVAEAWGLFDGQVVIMIHSGSRAWGGSVSQYCSNDMMKVMRMNGLGTADPKLLFAPLDHPTAQTYVNLMYSALNYAVVNRHLIAYAIREAGKDVFGSKFEMTTLYDLMHNYAWEEKHEGESYFVHRKGATRSLPAGHSSNPQPYLNTGHPALIPGSMGTASYIMVGAPGGKANFHSICHGAGRIRSRSATKRLITLNEFASSMRVGTDEEIVVNQRSLESILDESPQAYKDVDQIIESVVGAGLAEVVAKCKPMAAVKGAK, encoded by the coding sequence ATGAAAGAAAACTATATTCAACAGGTCCAGCTCCCATCGGGAGTTGTGCATGTATACGCAGGACCTGAATTATTTAAAGCTTTGGATTATCAAGTTTTTCAAATGGCTAACAACAATTTGCAGATTCCAAATCAAGTGTATATGAGCTATACACCTGACGTACACGTTGGTGTTGGTACTTGCATAGGCACGACAGCAGTATGGAATACGCATGACGGATATGTATCACCGTCCATTGTCGGTAGCGATATTGGCTGTGGCATGAAGGTGCATATGACGAATTTGCACAAGGCTGACCTGAAGGATGTGAAGCTGCGCCGCAAGCTGGTGAAGACGATCGAGAAGTACTTACCCGTGGAAGACCACGTACGTGGACATTTCTCGGACATCCGATTGGAACACATCGTCACCAAAGGGCTGCACGGACTTTCAAAGAAGTATATTCCCGACGGCTATACGCCGCGCAAGGCGACTTCGCTTACACATGTAGAAAGCAGCAAATTTACTTTGGATGAAAATGCATTGAATCGATTTCCGGACAACGTATGGCATCGGTCACATCGCCAGCTGGGGACGCTTGGGAATGGGAACCATTTTGCGGAGATTCAATCCATAGAGATTGCGGAAGAGAACCGTGAGGTGGCTGAAGCATGGGGACTATTTGATGGTCAAGTGGTCATTATGATTCATTCGGGCTCGCGTGCATGGGGTGGCTCTGTGAGTCAATATTGCAGCAATGATATGATGAAGGTCATGCGGATGAACGGATTAGGAACAGCGGATCCAAAGCTGCTATTTGCGCCATTAGATCATCCGACAGCTCAGACTTATGTAAATTTGATGTATTCAGCGCTCAATTATGCGGTTGTAAACCGCCATCTCATTGCCTATGCCATTCGTGAGGCTGGTAAGGATGTGTTTGGGTCGAAGTTTGAAATGACGACGCTTTATGATCTCATGCATAACTATGCTTGGGAGGAAAAGCATGAGGGGGAGTCCTATTTTGTGCATCGCAAAGGGGCGACGAGGTCGCTTCCGGCAGGCCATTCAAGCAATCCGCAGCCTTATTTAAATACAGGTCACCCAGCGTTGATTCCCGGTTCAATGGGGACAGCATCCTACATCATGGTAGGAGCCCCAGGCGGCAAAGCCAACTTTCACTCCATCTGTCATGGTGCAGGACGAATTCGCTCGCGCAGCGCGACGAAAAGATTGATAACTTTAAATGAATTTGCCTCTTCCATGCGAGTAGGTACGGATGAGGAAATTGTTGTTAACCAAAGGTCGTTAGAGTCAATTCTAGATGAATCACCTCAAGCTTATAAAGATGTAGATCAAATTATTGAAAGTGTTGTCGGAGCGGGATTGGCTGAGGTTGTAGCTAAATGTAAGCCCATGGCGGCAGTAAAAGGTGCTAAATGA
- a CDS encoding nucleotidyltransferase domain-containing protein — MTFFDTRKIDSELKRIEQEEGVRILYACESGSRAWGFPSKDSDYDVRFIYVRPVDWYLSLFEKRDVIERPISDQLDINGWDLKKALNLFRKSNPPLLEWLQSPIQYLEQYGVTEKIRELSPLTFSPRSSMYHYLHMAKGNFREYLQGEYVKIKKYFYVLRPILACQWIEERGSMPPMDFEDLVEQMLPESKLKQEVYTLLTRKKAGVEFDLEPKITVINDYLDRQIAYFEETAKHIAVSGEKQEAALDALFRDALREVWGS, encoded by the coding sequence ATGACATTTTTTGATACGAGAAAAATAGATAGTGAGCTTAAACGAATTGAACAAGAGGAAGGCGTTCGGATCCTCTATGCTTGTGAATCGGGTAGTAGAGCCTGGGGATTTCCTTCGAAGGACAGTGATTATGATGTGAGGTTCATCTATGTAAGACCCGTAGACTGGTACTTATCTCTATTCGAGAAACGAGATGTTATTGAGCGTCCGATCAGCGATCAGCTCGACATTAACGGTTGGGATTTGAAAAAGGCACTGAACTTGTTTCGGAAATCGAACCCGCCCTTACTCGAATGGCTGCAGTCTCCGATTCAATATTTGGAGCAATACGGTGTAACGGAGAAAATCCGCGAGCTTTCACCGTTAACTTTTTCTCCACGGTCCAGTATGTACCACTATTTGCATATGGCCAAAGGGAACTTTCGGGAATATTTGCAGGGTGAGTATGTGAAAATCAAAAAGTATTTCTATGTGTTGCGGCCAATACTAGCTTGCCAGTGGATTGAAGAGCGCGGCAGCATGCCGCCGATGGATTTTGAGGATCTGGTGGAGCAAATGCTGCCGGAATCGAAATTAAAACAAGAAGTATATACGTTGTTGACGCGTAAGAAGGCTGGCGTCGAGTTCGACTTAGAGCCGAAAATTACAGTAATCAACGACTATTTAGATCGACAAATCGCTTATTTTGAAGAAACTGCCAAACATATCGCGGTCTCTGGAGAAAAGCAAGAAGCAGCATTAGATGCTTTATTCCGAGATGCGCTGAGGGAGGTTTGGGGTTCGTAG
- a CDS encoding slipin family protein, producing MFKKVTIQNDERGLLFRKGSYYKCLRPGTYRLSPFSDDNVIILNITQPFSVKGKDLLLFMHDEILIQELDIVLVQDNEYVLHYEDGKFVGVLIAGNYAFWNVLKKHTYLRADIRNPELPKEIDPAIIPKLIGYYQTFDVASHESGALFYNHVMQKELAPGKYYFWKGPIGVAVKTVDLRQQQMDMTGQEMMTEDKVTLRLNFVCQYRILNPLRALEIKSFEEQMYIQLQLILREYVGTLKLDDLLKMKQEITVYVLSRLNEKSLDYGVQFLSAGVKDIILPGDIKDILNTVLLAEKKAQANLITRREETASTRSLLNTAKLMDENQTLFRLKELEFLEKICEKIGTISFNGGGNLLEQLNSLVGDKNISKQ from the coding sequence ATGTTTAAAAAAGTGACGATACAAAATGACGAACGAGGACTGCTTTTTCGTAAAGGCAGTTACTATAAATGCTTACGGCCTGGAACATATCGGTTGTCTCCATTTTCGGATGATAACGTTATTATTCTTAATATTACGCAGCCTTTTAGCGTAAAAGGAAAAGACCTTCTGCTGTTTATGCATGACGAAATACTCATACAAGAGCTGGATATCGTGCTTGTCCAAGACAATGAATATGTGCTGCATTATGAAGACGGCAAATTTGTTGGGGTGTTGATAGCCGGGAACTATGCTTTTTGGAATGTTTTGAAAAAGCACACTTATCTTCGTGCGGATATACGTAATCCTGAATTACCAAAGGAAATTGATCCAGCTATCATTCCAAAGCTAATTGGTTACTATCAGACGTTTGATGTGGCTAGTCACGAAAGTGGAGCTTTGTTTTATAACCATGTTATGCAAAAGGAGCTGGCACCCGGAAAATATTATTTCTGGAAGGGACCTATAGGAGTCGCGGTGAAAACCGTCGATCTGCGCCAACAGCAAATGGATATGACGGGGCAAGAAATGATGACGGAGGATAAGGTAACACTGCGACTCAACTTTGTGTGCCAATATCGCATTTTGAATCCGCTTAGAGCTCTTGAAATCAAGTCGTTCGAAGAGCAGATGTACATTCAGCTGCAGCTTATTTTGCGTGAGTATGTAGGTACATTGAAGTTAGATGATTTGTTGAAAATGAAACAGGAAATCACCGTTTACGTTTTGTCGCGCTTGAATGAGAAAAGTCTAGATTATGGCGTGCAGTTCTTATCCGCAGGTGTGAAAGATATTATTCTGCCGGGTGATATTAAGGATATTCTGAATACGGTCTTGTTGGCTGAGAAGAAGGCTCAAGCCAATCTCATTACGCGGCGTGAGGAGACAGCTTCTACACGAAGCTTGCTCAATACGGCTAAGCTTATGGATGAGAACCAAACCCTGTTTCGTTTGAAGGAGCTTGAGTTTCTGGAGAAGATATGCGAGAAAATCGGGACGATTTCTTTCAACGGTGGAGGTAACCTACTAGAGCAGCTGAACTCGCTTGTTGGAGATAAAAACATTTCCAAGCAATGA